Below is a genomic region from Hippea sp. KM1.
AGGCGCCTGTCCCCATCGTTAGGGTTGAAAGGGAGAGCTATTTTTTGGGGGGTGCCTCCAATGTGGCGTTGAATTTAAAGAGCCTGGGTTGTGATGTGTATCTGTTTGGTGTTGTGGGCAACGATTCATGCGGCAAAAGGCTTGTGAATATGATTAAAGAGAGCGGCCTGGATGTTGGTGGTATTATGGTCTTACCCGATAGGCCCACCACCTTAAAGACCCGTGTTATAGCACAATCCCAGCAGATAGTCAGGTTTGATAGGGAAAAGATCCTTCAGATTGACAAGAAGTATGCGCTCCAAATAGCCTCAAAGGTTAAGGAGTCGGGTGTAAACGCCGTTATTGTTTCGGATTACGGCAAGGGCGTGGTTAGCAAACACTTGATTGATGCACTTAAGGGTCTGGGCGTATTTATTGCCGTCGATCCAAAGATAAAGAATGCAGATGCCTATAAAGGGGTTGATGTAATAACCCCCAACCTAAAGGAGGCCTGCGAGATCAGCGGTGTTGAGATAGATGCTTTTGTTAACGGCATAGAGCTTGCCGCCAAGAAAATAATAAAAAAGACACGGTGCAGGTATCTGCTCATAACCCAGGGTGAAAACGGCATGAGCCTATTTGATAGGGATGGCCTGATTATACACCAGCCCTCTCAGGCAAGGGATGTTTACGATGTTACGGGTGCGGGTGATACGGTTATAGCCGTGCTGACGGCGGCTGTCTCGAGTGGTTTTGATATAAGGGATGCGGTTAGGCTATCCAATGCAGCAGCGGGTATAGTTGTGGGTAAGATGGGCACAGCAACGGTTAGCCTTGAGGAGTTAAAAGAGAACCTATGAGTGTTGCTGTTCTGATCCCTGCAAGGTTCAATTCAAGCAGGTTTGAGGGTAAGGTTATAGCCCCTATTTTAGGTAAACCCATGATACAGTGGGTTTATGAGGGGGTAAGCGGTTCAAAGAAGGCCGATTTTTTGGCTGTTTTGACCGACGATGAGAGGGTTTACGATGTTGTTCGCTCCTTTGGCGGTAATGTCTATTTTGTTGAGGGTGATTTCAAAAGCGGAACCGATAGGGTTGCTGCATTCTGCAAGGATAGGGATTTTGATTATATAGTGAATATGCAGGCGGATGAGCCGCTGATTGACCCTTTGACGATAGATACCTTAATCAATGTGGTTTTGTCTTCTAAGGATGCCATAGCCACGCTTGCAGGCCGCTGCAGGATGGATGAGGTTGACGATGAGAATGTGGTTAAGGTTGTTGTGGATAACGACGGCTATGCGCTATATTTTTCCCGTTCGAGGATTCCGTTTAACAGAAGGGAATTTGATGGCTATCTTAAGCATATAGGCATATACGCCTATCCTAAGCAGCTTCTTATGAAGATGGCTTCACTTAAGGAGTCAACACTGGAGGCTGCTGAGGGGTTAGAGCAGCTCAGGGCTCTCCAGAACGGCATAAAGATAAGGGTGGGTTTTACGGATAAATTCCTCATAGGTGTCGATACAAAAGAGGATTTATTAAGGGTGGAGGAGTATCTTAGGGATAATGAACGGCGCTAATGTTGTTTTAGGGGTTTCGGCCAGCATAGCCATATACAAATCATTGGAGGTCTTGAGTATTCTCAAAAAGAGGGGGTTCAACATAAGGGTTGCAATGACAAAAGAGGCAAGCAGGCTCATATCGCCTGTGGTCTATAAGGCGTTGACCGGAAGCGATGTGTATGTGGATGTGATGGAGGAGCTGGATTTTGAATCCACCAATATCACCCATGTTGCTTTATCTAAATGGGCCGACATCTTTGCCGTTGTGCCTGCCACGGCCAATATTGTAGCTAAATTGGCCAACGGGATTGCCGATGATCCGGTTAGCCTTGTCGGGCTTGCAACCAATGCGTCAAAGGTTATAGCCCCTGCCATGAATTCATCGATGTATCTAAATCCCATAACACAGAGAAACCTCGACATTCTAAGGGAGAACGGCTTTCTGGTTGTTGAGCCCATAGAGGGCGATCTGGCATGCAACACAAAGGGTGTGGGACATATAGCCTTCTGTGAGGATATAGCCGATGTTATTGAATCAACAATGTATTTTAAGCATTTTGAGGATAAAACCATCATAGTAACAGCGGGCCCGACGCGGGAGCCAATAGACCCTGTTAGGTATATAACCAACAAATCCAGCGGCAAGATGGGGTTTGCTTTAGCAAAGGTGGCAAGGTATATGGGGGCTGAGGTTGTTCTTATAAGCGGCAATACCCATCTTAGGACACCGTATGGCGTTAAAAGGATAGATGTGGAGACGGCCGAGGATATGCTAAATGCCTTAAGGCATGAAATCTCTCGATCGAAGAATGAGATTATACTCATAATGGCTGCTGCTATTGCGGATTTTAAGCCTTCTGAATTTACAAATAGAAAGATAAAAAAGGACGGCAGCGGTGAAATGGTGTTGAGGCTTAAGGAGAACCCCGATCTGACGGTTGAGGTTAAGAGGTTTGCCGATAGCCTGAATAAACACATAAGGGTGGTGGGTTTTGCGGCAGAGACCGATGATTTAATAAATAATGCCAAAAAGAAGATAGAGAAGAAGGGGCTTGAGTTTATCGTGGCCAACGATGTCTCAAGAAGCGATATAGCCTTTGGCAGTGAGGAGAACGAGGTCGCCATTATCTATCCCGATGGGGCGATAGAGCACCTTCAAAAATCACCGAAACAGCAGATAGCCTATGAGATCTTAAGGAGGCTGATTTGATAGAGGTTAAAACCCAAAAGGACATAGAGGGATTCAGGGATATTGTAAGAAAGAGGGTTCTAAATCTTGAGGCGTATGAGGATGTTGTCAAGGGTATTGTGAGCGATGTTAAAAAGAGGGGCGATGAGGCCCTCTTTGAATACACCAGGCGTTTTGATGGGTTTGATCCTGAGGTTGAAGGCATAGGTGTTTCGCCTGCTGAGATAGATAAGCTTTCCGATACCATACCAAAGGAGCACAAAAGGGTAATAGAGTGTGCAGCAGATAGAATATATAGATTCCATGAGGCCTTTAAACCGAAATCTGCCTTCATAGAGGAAGATGGTGCTATATTGGGTGTAAGGATTACGCCGATAAAGAGGGCCGGGCTTTATGTTCCGGGGGGTAAGGCTGCATACCCTTCAACGGCGCTTATGACCATTATCCCCGCTGTGGTTGCCGGCGTTGACGATATACAGATAGCAACGCCGTCTATTGGCGGCGATGTAAACCCTTATGTTGCCTTTATTGCCAAGATGTTCGGTATTAGAAGGGTGTATAAGATTGGCGGTGCACAGGCCATTGCCGCATTTGCATACTCTACCCAGACCGTTGATGGGGTTGATGTTATAGCAGGCCCGGGGAATATATATGTTGCCACGGCAAAGAAGATCGTGTTTGGTGATGTGGGCATAGACAGTATTGCCGGGCCGTCTGAGATTATGGTTGTGGCGGATGGCTCATCAAATACAGAATACATAGCAAGGGATCTTTTGAGTCAGGCAGAACACGATGAACTTGCCGCCTGCTTCTTTGTCGGGTTTGAGAAGGGTTTAACGGCTGAGGTTGAGAAGAGGTTTAAGGAGCTTGCAGACGACAATCCAAGAAGCAACATAACCACGGTTTCCAAAAGCAACGCCATATTTGCCTATTGCGAAAGCGATGATATTGCTGCCGAGCTGGTTGATGTGGTGGCGCCTGAACATTTAGAGCTCCACCTGAAGGATAATTACGGTTTTCTCAACAAGATAAGAAACGCCGGGGCTGTTTTTATAGGCGAGTATTCAACAGAACCCATCGGGGATTATGTGGCAGGCCCGAACCACACCTTGCCCACGGGTTCAACGGCGAGGTTTTTCTCACCCCTCTCCTGCGATACCTTCATGAAAAAGAGCAGCATAATCCATTTTCAAAAAAGGGGTTTTGATAGGGTTGCCTCCTGCGCCTCGGATTTTGCAAGGATTGAGGGTCTATATGCCCACAAAAACGCCATCGATGTGAGGATGGATGGAAATAGTTAAACCCACGCTCTTGGATGTGGATGGAATCTATAGCTTAGTTGAGTATTTTGCTAAAAGGGGTGATGTCCTAAAAAGGAGCAGGGAGGATATTGCCGAGCGTATCAGGGAGTTTACCTGTATCAAGGATGGTGGAGATGTTGTTGCGGCAAGCAGCCTGAGGCTTTACTATCCATTTTTGGCAGAGATCAGGAGCATAGTGGTTAAAGAGATCTATCAGAATAAGGGTTTGGGTGCTGCTTTGGTTGAGGCATCCCTTGATGAGGCGAGGCGATTGAATGTTAAGGATGTCTTTGCCCTGACTTTCAAAAAGGAGTTCTTTTTGAGATTGGGTTTTGTTGAGATAGACAAGAAAGAACTCCCCTCTAAGAAGATCTGGGAGGATTGCGTAAATTGCCCACTATTCCCCTCTTGTAAGGAGGAGGCGGTCATAATTTCCCTATAGTTAATATCTTACTCAATACTGCCTTTATTAACATACTTTGACAAAATTGACAAAAAACGACTAATTTTATATCATTTGTGTCCAAAGTTTTTTAAGGAGGCAAACAAGTGAAATGGATGAAGAATCTAAAAGACTATGTGCCACCTTCCTTCGTCGTAGAAAGGGATGATTATAGATGTATAAGGTGTAAGGCGTGCGTTGAGCAGTGTTCGTTTGATGCAACCTTCTATGACGAGGAGGAGGATAGGGTTTGGAATTGGAATGCCAACTGCGTTGGGTGTAATAGGTGTGTTGCCATCTGCCCCACAGAGGCTATAGTTGTTAGGCGTGCCGAGCCGTCCTATCGCTATAACCACAACTGGAGCGGGCATATAGATAGCCTGAAAAAAAGGGCTATGTTTGGTGGAACGCCCGTGGTTTCCATGGGTAATGATAAGCCGTATCCCATCTATTGGGATCATCTGCTTCTGAATGCATCACAGGTTACAAACCCCTCCATTGACCCGTTAAGGGAGCCTATGGAGCTAAAGACATTCCTTGGAAGGAAACCCCAGGCTTTGAGTGTTTCAGATGGCGGATTGAAGACCCGATTGGCGCCCCAACTTGAATTGGAGGTGCCTGTAATGTTTGCCGCCATGAGCTATGGGGCTTTGAGTTATAATGTTATAGAGGCTTTAGGGAGGGCAGCCAAAGAGGTTGGAACATATTACAACTCCGGAGAGGGTGGTCTGAATAAGGATCACTATAAGTTTAAGGGGAATATTATTGTTCAGGTGGCATCCGGCAGGTTTGGTGTTCATAAGGATTATTTGGATGTTGGAAGTGCCATCGAGATTAAGATAGGACAGGGTGCAAAGCCCGGTATCGGTGGGCATCTGCCGGGTGAGAAGGTCTCTGAGACCATATCCGAGACCAGAATGATGCCCAAGGGCTCTGATGCCATTTCTCCTGCGCCCCATCACGATGTTTACTCAATCGAGGACTTAAGACAGCTAATTTATGCTTTAAAAGAGGCCACAGAATACAAGAAGCCGGTTGCCGTTAAGATTGCAGCTGTCCACAATGTCGCTGCTATTGCAAGCGGTATAGCAAGGGCTGGTGCAGACATCATAGTATTGGATGGATTCAAGGGTGGAACAGGTGCAGCGCCACAGGTCATAAGGGATAATGTGGGTCTGCCTATCGAGCTTGCCCTGGCCGTTGTTGATGAGAGGTTGAGACAGGAAGGCATCAGACAGGATGTCTCTATTGTTATAGGCGGTGGCGTAAGAAATTCCATGGATGTGGTTAAGGCCATAGCGCTTGGGGCTGATGCTGTTTACATAGGAACGGCGGCCCTGGTGGCTATAGGGTGCACCATGTGTCAGCAGTGTCATACGGGAAGGTGTGCCTGGGGTATATCGACGCAGGATCCACACTTGGGCAAGAGGGTTAATCCAGACATAGCAAGTAAGAGGCTTATAAACCTCCTTGAGGTTTGGGCTTTGGAGATAAAGGAAACGATGGGTGCTATGGGTATAAACTCCATAGAGTCGTTGAGGGGCAATAGGCTTAATCTGCGCGGCGTGGGCTTGACAGAGAAAGAGCTTGAAATACTTGGCGTGCTGCCAGCAGGAGAGTAAGGAGAACTTAAATGAGAGTGGTAAGGATAAAAGAGGATAACTGTGTTTACTGCCATCTGTGTGAGGTTGCATGTATCGTTGAGCATTCACAATCCAAGGATATTATAAAGGCCTTCAAGAAAGAGGAAAAACCCATTGCAAGGTGTACGGTGGAGTTTAATTACCCCGTCTCGCTTTCTGTTATGTGCAGGCACTGCGAGGATGCCCCGTGTATAGAGGCCTGTCAGAACGGTTCTATGCACAGGGATGAGAGGGGGTATGTGGTTGTTAATCCGGATACTTGCGTCGGTTGCTGGATGTGTATAATGGCCTGTCCTTACGGCGTTATAAAGAGGGATAACCGAAGAGAGGTTTGGGGATTGTCCACAAAATGCGATGCCTGTCCAGAAAGGGAAATACCTGCCTGCGTTGAGGCTTGTCCAAACGAGGCTTTAACTTTTGAGGAACTGTAAAGGGGAAAATCATGAGGGTTGTTATAATCGGTAATTCGGTTGCATCTGTTAACGCCATTGAGGCGATAAGGGAGAAGGATAAGATATCCACCATCACTGTCATCTCTGATGAGAATTACAGGGCTTATTCCCATCCCCTTCTGCCCAACCTCGTTATAGGTGAGGTTAGCAGATCCGAGGAGCGTTTCTATTACAGAAGACAGGACTTCTATGAGAAGAACAAGGTTGAGACGATTCTGGGTAAAAGGGCGGTAAGGATATTGCCAAAGAACAAGCAGGTGGAGTTAGATAACGCTCAGAAGGTCGAATACGACAAGTTGCTCATAGCCTGCGGTGGAAATCCTGTAAAACCCCCGATGGAGGGGCTGGATCTTGAGGGTGTTCATACGCTAACCAACATAAAGGCCGCAGATAAACTGAGGAAGGATCTTAAAAACATAAAGAAGTGCGTTGTTATAGGCGGTGGCTTAATCGGTTCCAAGACGGCTGAGAAGCTGGCCAAGAAGGGTATATCTGTAACCCTTGTTGAGCTAATGAGAAGGGTTCTCTATCCCGTTTTGGACGATACGGCGGCAGATTACATCCACAAAGAGCTAAAGGCCTTAGGCGTTAGGCTTGTGTTAAATGACTCTGTTGAGGAGATATTCGGTGATAAAAGGGTTAAAGGTGTAAGGTTAAAAAGCGGCAAACAGATTGAGGCAGACGGCGTGGTGGTGGCCGTTGGTGTTGCGCCCAATGCATCTTTGGCAAAGGATGCCGGATTGGATGTTGATAGGGGTGTGGTGGTAAACGACTTTATGCAGACAAGCGATGAGAATATATTTGCAGCGGGTGATGTTGCCCAGGCCTATGATTTGGTAATGTCTCAGAAGAGGCCTATACCAATACTGCCTCTGGCTGCAAGACAGGGTAGGGTTGCAGGCCTCAATATGGTCGGCATGGATGTAAAATACAAGGGTGGTTTTGCAACCAACTCCATTACGATAGGTAAGGTTAGCTTTATCTCTATGGGCATTGTTGATTCCGATGAGCTTGAGGTGTTAAAGATTAAAAGAGACGGTG
It encodes:
- the hisD gene encoding histidinol dehydrogenase; its protein translation is MIEVKTQKDIEGFRDIVRKRVLNLEAYEDVVKGIVSDVKKRGDEALFEYTRRFDGFDPEVEGIGVSPAEIDKLSDTIPKEHKRVIECAADRIYRFHEAFKPKSAFIEEDGAILGVRITPIKRAGLYVPGGKAAYPSTALMTIIPAVVAGVDDIQIATPSIGGDVNPYVAFIAKMFGIRRVYKIGGAQAIAAFAYSTQTVDGVDVIAGPGNIYVATAKKIVFGDVGIDSIAGPSEIMVVADGSSNTEYIARDLLSQAEHDELAACFFVGFEKGLTAEVEKRFKELADDNPRSNITTVSKSNAIFAYCESDDIAAELVDVVAPEHLELHLKDNYGFLNKIRNAGAVFIGEYSTEPIGDYVAGPNHTLPTGSTARFFSPLSCDTFMKKSSIIHFQKRGFDRVASCASDFARIEGLYAHKNAIDVRMDGNS
- a CDS encoding N-acetyltransferase, giving the protein MEIVKPTLLDVDGIYSLVEYFAKRGDVLKRSREDIAERIREFTCIKDGGDVVAASSLRLYYPFLAEIRSIVVKEIYQNKGLGAALVEASLDEARRLNVKDVFALTFKKEFFLRLGFVEIDKKELPSKKIWEDCVNCPLFPSCKEEAVIISL
- a CDS encoding 4Fe-4S dicluster domain-containing protein yields the protein MRVVRIKEDNCVYCHLCEVACIVEHSQSKDIIKAFKKEEKPIARCTVEFNYPVSLSVMCRHCEDAPCIEACQNGSMHRDERGYVVVNPDTCVGCWMCIMACPYGVIKRDNRREVWGLSTKCDACPEREIPACVEACPNEALTFEEL
- the kdsB gene encoding 3-deoxy-manno-octulosonate cytidylyltransferase, whose translation is MSVAVLIPARFNSSRFEGKVIAPILGKPMIQWVYEGVSGSKKADFLAVLTDDERVYDVVRSFGGNVYFVEGDFKSGTDRVAAFCKDRDFDYIVNMQADEPLIDPLTIDTLINVVLSSKDAIATLAGRCRMDEVDDENVVKVVVDNDGYALYFSRSRIPFNRREFDGYLKHIGIYAYPKQLLMKMASLKESTLEAAEGLEQLRALQNGIKIRVGFTDKFLIGVDTKEDLLRVEEYLRDNERR
- the coaBC gene encoding bifunctional phosphopantothenoylcysteine decarboxylase/phosphopantothenate--cysteine ligase CoaBC — encoded protein: MNGANVVLGVSASIAIYKSLEVLSILKKRGFNIRVAMTKEASRLISPVVYKALTGSDVYVDVMEELDFESTNITHVALSKWADIFAVVPATANIVAKLANGIADDPVSLVGLATNASKVIAPAMNSSMYLNPITQRNLDILRENGFLVVEPIEGDLACNTKGVGHIAFCEDIADVIESTMYFKHFEDKTIIVTAGPTREPIDPVRYITNKSSGKMGFALAKVARYMGAEVVLISGNTHLRTPYGVKRIDVETAEDMLNALRHEISRSKNEIILIMAAAIADFKPSEFTNRKIKKDGSGEMVLRLKENPDLTVEVKRFADSLNKHIRVVGFAAETDDLINNAKKKIEKKGLEFIVANDVSRSDIAFGSEENEVAIIYPDGAIEHLQKSPKQQIAYEILRRLI
- the rfaE1 gene encoding D-glycero-beta-D-manno-heptose-7-phosphate kinase, producing the protein MDLDRLRSARVAVVGDLICDKYVMGRVERISPEAPVPIVRVERESYFLGGASNVALNLKSLGCDVYLFGVVGNDSCGKRLVNMIKESGLDVGGIMVLPDRPTTLKTRVIAQSQQIVRFDREKILQIDKKYALQIASKVKESGVNAVIVSDYGKGVVSKHLIDALKGLGVFIAVDPKIKNADAYKGVDVITPNLKEACEISGVEIDAFVNGIELAAKKIIKKTRCRYLLITQGENGMSLFDRDGLIIHQPSQARDVYDVTGAGDTVIAVLTAAVSSGFDIRDAVRLSNAAAGIVVGKMGTATVSLEELKENL
- a CDS encoding glutamate synthase-related protein → MKNLKDYVPPSFVVERDDYRCIRCKACVEQCSFDATFYDEEEDRVWNWNANCVGCNRCVAICPTEAIVVRRAEPSYRYNHNWSGHIDSLKKRAMFGGTPVVSMGNDKPYPIYWDHLLLNASQVTNPSIDPLREPMELKTFLGRKPQALSVSDGGLKTRLAPQLELEVPVMFAAMSYGALSYNVIEALGRAAKEVGTYYNSGEGGLNKDHYKFKGNIIVQVASGRFGVHKDYLDVGSAIEIKIGQGAKPGIGGHLPGEKVSETISETRMMPKGSDAISPAPHHDVYSIEDLRQLIYALKEATEYKKPVAVKIAAVHNVAAIASGIARAGADIIVLDGFKGGTGAAPQVIRDNVGLPIELALAVVDERLRQEGIRQDVSIVIGGGVRNSMDVVKAIALGADAVYIGTAALVAIGCTMCQQCHTGRCAWGISTQDPHLGKRVNPDIASKRLINLLEVWALEIKETMGAMGINSIESLRGNRLNLRGVGLTEKELEILGVLPAGE
- a CDS encoding NAD(P)/FAD-dependent oxidoreductase is translated as MRVVIIGNSVASVNAIEAIREKDKISTITVISDENYRAYSHPLLPNLVIGEVSRSEERFYYRRQDFYEKNKVETILGKRAVRILPKNKQVELDNAQKVEYDKLLIACGGNPVKPPMEGLDLEGVHTLTNIKAADKLRKDLKNIKKCVVIGGGLIGSKTAEKLAKKGISVTLVELMRRVLYPVLDDTAADYIHKELKALGVRLVLNDSVEEIFGDKRVKGVRLKSGKQIEADGVVVAVGVAPNASLAKDAGLDVDRGVVVNDFMQTSDENIFAAGDVAQAYDLVMSQKRPIPILPLAARQGRVAGLNMVGMDVKYKGGFATNSITIGKVSFISMGIVDSDELEVLKIKRDGEYRKFLIDGDNRLKGAILVGNIEKAGMFNWMIQNRFDVSWIKDTFLNSDFGWKYFDKAFRVLRLDRKIK